Genomic window (Streptomyces yatensis):
CAGCGGAACGCCGTTCCTGCTGCTGACCGTGGAGAAGACGTACACGGCGGAGCGGGGCACGCTCGTCCGGGTGCGGGAGAGGTTCATCGTCCGATGAGGGTGCTCACGGGACAGCCCGTACCACCGGTGGAGTTCACCCCGGATGCCGTCACGCTGCTGCGGTTCGGGGCGGTCACCCGCAATGCCCATCGCATCCACTACGACACCGGGTTCGCGCGGTCCGAGGGGCTGGACGGCCCGGTCGTCATGGCGCAGCTGCACGGCTGTCTGATGCACCGGGCCGCCAGGAGCTTCGCGGGTCCGGGCGGACGGGTGCTGGAGGTCGGATGGCAGAACCGGGCCCCGGCCCTCGCCGGGGAGCGGCTCGTGGTGAGCGGCACGGTCGGCGAGGTCGATGCCGAGACGGGTCGGGTCACCCTGGAGCTGGTCGAGCACGGTGGGCAGGGTGATGTGGTGTGCTGCCGGGGCACGGCCGTGGTCCTGATGGGCTGACCGCGCCCCGCGTCGGGATGAGATCGCCTGGGCGGGATCATCCCCCGGGCGAGATCCGGGAGCATCCCTCGGGTGGGATCCGGGAGCATCCCTCAGCCGAGGTCGAGGACCACCTTGCCGATCGCCTCCCCGGACCGCAGGCGTGCCACGGCCTCCGTCAGGCCGTCGATGCGATGGTGCTCGATGGGCAGGGTGAGCTCCCCGGAGGTGAGGTCACCGAGCATCCGCTTGGTGTCGTCGGCCACCTCCTTGCCCCGGGTCATCAGGTTCACGGGCAGCAGCGACACATCGGCGAGGAGGAAGTCCGCCAAATCCACGGTGAACTC
Coding sequences:
- a CDS encoding acyl dehydratase, whose protein sequence is MRVLTGQPVPPVEFTPDAVTLLRFGAVTRNAHRIHYDTGFARSEGLDGPVVMAQLHGCLMHRAARSFAGPGGRVLEVGWQNRAPALAGERLVVSGTVGEVDAETGRVTLELVEHGGQGDVVCCRGTAVVLMG